Proteins from one Microbacterium proteolyticum genomic window:
- the rpsC gene encoding 30S ribosomal protein S3, translated as MGQKVNPYGFRLGITTDHVSRWFSDSTKPGQRYADYLAEDIKIRRLLTTSLDRAGVSNIEIERTRDRVRVDIHTARPGIVIGRRGAEAERIRADLEKLTGKQIQLNILEVKNPEADAQLVAQGVAEQLTGRVAFRRAMRKGLQGAQRAGAKGVRIQVSGRLGGAEMSRSEFYREGRVPLHTLRANIDYGFYEAKTTFGRIGVKVWIYKGDLTNKELAREQANAPKSRGRDDRGGDRRRGPRNEAPVAEGASA; from the coding sequence ATGGGACAGAAGGTCAACCCGTACGGCTTCCGCCTCGGCATCACCACCGACCACGTGTCGCGGTGGTTCTCCGACTCGACGAAGCCCGGACAGCGCTACGCCGACTACCTCGCCGAGGACATCAAGATCCGTCGCCTGCTGACCACCTCGCTCGACCGCGCGGGCGTCAGCAACATCGAGATCGAGCGCACGCGTGACCGCGTCCGCGTCGACATCCACACCGCCCGCCCGGGCATCGTGATCGGTCGCCGCGGCGCCGAGGCCGAGCGCATCCGCGCCGACCTCGAGAAGCTCACCGGCAAGCAGATCCAGCTGAACATCCTCGAGGTCAAGAACCCCGAGGCCGACGCTCAGCTGGTCGCGCAGGGTGTGGCCGAGCAGCTCACCGGTCGTGTGGCGTTCCGCCGCGCGATGCGCAAGGGCCTGCAGGGCGCACAGCGTGCCGGCGCCAAGGGTGTCCGCATCCAGGTGTCGGGTCGTCTCGGCGGCGCCGAGATGAGCCGCTCCGAGTTCTACCGCGAAGGCCGTGTGCCCCTGCACACCCTCCGCGCGAACATCGACTACGGCTTCTACGAGGCCAAGACGACCTTCGGCCGCATCGGCGTGAAGGTCTGGATCTACAAGGGCGACCTCACCAACAAGGAGCTCGCCCGCGAGCAGGCCAACGCGCCCAAGTCGCGCGGTCGTGACGACCGTGGCGGCGACCGTCGTCGTGGCCCGCGCAACGAGGCCCCCGTGGCAGAAGGAGCGTCGGCGTAA
- the rplP gene encoding 50S ribosomal protein L16 — MLIPRKVKYRKQHHPGRSGQATGGTTVSFGEFGIQALTPAYVTNRQIESARIAMTRHIKRGGKVWINIYPDRPLTKKPAETRMGSGKGSPEWWVANVKPGRVLFEVAGVNEELAREALTRAIHKLPLKARIIKREEGDA; from the coding sequence ATGCTCATCCCCCGTAAGGTCAAGTACCGGAAGCAGCACCACCCCGGTCGCTCGGGTCAGGCCACCGGTGGCACCACGGTGTCGTTCGGTGAGTTCGGCATCCAGGCTCTGACCCCCGCTTACGTGACCAACCGTCAGATCGAGTCCGCTCGTATCGCCATGACGCGTCACATCAAGCGTGGTGGAAAGGTGTGGATCAACATCTACCCCGACCGCCCGCTCACCAAGAAGCCGGCCGAAACCCGCATGGGTTCCGGTAAGGGTTCGCCCGAGTGGTGGGTTGCGAACGTCAAGCCGGGTCGCGTCCTCTTCGAGGTCGCCGGTGTCAACGAGGAACTCGCTCGTGAAGCACTGACCCGTGCCATCCACAAGCTGCCGCTGAAGGCACGCATCATCAAGCGCGAGGAGGGCGACGCGTAA
- the rpmC gene encoding 50S ribosomal protein L29 produces MAIGTKQLAPSELDTFEDQRLVEELRKAKEELFNLRFQSATGQLESHGRIRAVKRDIARLYTVIRERELGIRATPAPVEATKAKKSKAKKADAADDAAKEEAE; encoded by the coding sequence ATGGCGATCGGCACCAAGCAGCTCGCCCCGAGCGAGCTCGACACGTTCGAAGACCAGCGCCTCGTCGAGGAGCTGCGCAAGGCCAAGGAAGAGCTGTTCAACCTGCGCTTCCAGTCGGCCACCGGCCAGCTCGAGAGCCACGGCCGCATCCGTGCAGTCAAGCGCGACATCGCGCGTCTGTACACGGTGATCCGTGAGCGCGAGCTCGGCATCCGCGCCACGCCGGCCCCGGTCGAGGCGACGAAGGCGAAGAAGAGCAAGGCGAAGAAGGCGGATGCCGCTGACGACGCCGCGAAGGAAGAGGCGGAGTAA
- the rpsQ gene encoding 30S ribosomal protein S17: MATAKKAEAEAQVVGHEHAANDVRDESARGYRKTRRGYVVSDKMDKTIVVEVEDRVKHPLYGKVIRRTSKVKAHDETNSAGIGDLVVINETRPLSATKRWRLVEILEKAK, translated from the coding sequence ATGGCTACCGCGAAGAAGGCAGAAGCCGAGGCGCAGGTCGTCGGCCACGAGCACGCGGCGAACGACGTCCGCGACGAGAGCGCCCGCGGTTACCGCAAGACGCGTCGTGGCTACGTCGTCAGCGACAAGATGGACAAGACGATCGTCGTCGAGGTCGAGGACCGCGTGAAGCACCCGCTCTACGGCAAGGTCATCCGTCGCACGTCGAAGGTCAAGGCCCACGACGAGACGAACTCGGCCGGCATCGGCGACCTGGTCGTCATCAACGAGACCCGTCCGCTCAGCGCCACCAAGCGCTGGCGCCTGGTCGAGATCCTCGAGAAGGCCAAGTAA
- the rplN gene encoding 50S ribosomal protein L14, producing MIQNESRLKVADNTGAKELLTIRVLGGSNRRYAGLGDVIVATVKDAIPGGNVKKGDVVKAVVVRVVKQTRRPDGSYIKFDENAAVILKNDGEPRGTRIFGPVGRELRDKKFMKIVSLAPEVI from the coding sequence GTGATTCAGAACGAATCCCGGCTGAAGGTCGCCGACAACACCGGCGCCAAGGAGCTGCTGACCATCCGTGTGCTGGGCGGCTCCAACCGTCGGTACGCGGGCCTGGGCGACGTCATCGTCGCCACGGTCAAGGACGCGATCCCCGGTGGAAACGTCAAGAAGGGCGACGTGGTCAAGGCCGTCGTCGTCCGCGTGGTCAAGCAGACCCGTCGTCCCGACGGCTCGTACATCAAGTTCGACGAGAACGCCGCCGTGATCCTGAAGAACGACGGGGAGCCCCGCGGCACCCGCATCTTCGGACCGGTCGGCCGTGAGCTTCGCGACAAGAAGTTCATGAAGATCGTCTCGCTCGCCCCGGAGGTCATCTGA
- the rplX gene encoding 50S ribosomal protein L24, whose translation MAKIKKGDLVQVISGKKQDKGGDRGKQGKVLEVLTEQNRVIVEGVNYVTKHNRVGQSQRGTKTGGIETFEAPIHISNVAIVDPSTKKPTRVGHRVEEQVKDGVKRTVRVRFAKKSGKDL comes from the coding sequence ATGGCGAAAATCAAGAAGGGTGACCTGGTACAGGTCATCTCTGGCAAGAAGCAGGACAAGGGCGGCGACCGCGGCAAGCAGGGCAAGGTCCTCGAGGTCCTCACCGAGCAGAACCGCGTCATCGTCGAGGGCGTGAACTACGTCACGAAGCACAACCGCGTCGGCCAGTCCCAGCGCGGCACCAAGACCGGTGGCATCGAGACGTTCGAGGCCCCGATCCACATCTCCAACGTCGCGATCGTCGACCCCTCGACCAAGAAGCCGACCCGCGTCGGTCACCGCGTCGAGGAGCAGGTGAAGGACGGCGTCAAGCGCACCGTCCGCGTGCGCTTCGCGAAGAAGTCAGGCAAGGACCTCTGA
- the rplE gene encoding 50S ribosomal protein L5, giving the protein MSTDTAAVAGKIQPRLKQKYNTEIKKALQEEFGYANVMQIPGLVKVVVNTGVGEAARDSKVIDGAVEDLTKITGQKPIVTKARKSIAQFKLREGQAIGAHVTLRGDRAWEFVDRLVNLALPRIRDFRGLSAKQFDGNGNYTFGLQEQSVFHEIDQDRIDRVRGFDITIVTTAKTDDEGRSLLRQLGFPFQSADAQA; this is encoded by the coding sequence ATGAGCACCGACACTGCCGCGGTGGCTGGCAAGATCCAGCCCCGCCTGAAGCAGAAGTACAACACCGAGATCAAGAAGGCGCTGCAGGAAGAGTTCGGTTACGCGAACGTCATGCAGATCCCCGGTCTGGTCAAGGTCGTCGTGAACACCGGTGTCGGCGAGGCTGCTCGCGACAGCAAGGTGATCGATGGCGCGGTCGAGGACCTCACCAAGATCACCGGTCAGAAGCCCATCGTCACCAAGGCCCGCAAGTCCATCGCGCAGTTCAAGCTGCGCGAAGGACAGGCCATCGGTGCGCACGTCACCCTCCGTGGTGACCGTGCGTGGGAATTCGTCGACCGTCTCGTCAACCTCGCCCTGCCCCGTATCCGCGACTTCCGCGGTCTCTCGGCCAAGCAGTTCGACGGCAACGGCAACTACACCTTCGGTCTCCAGGAGCAGTCCGTGTTCCACGAGATCGATCAGGACCGCATCGACCGCGTGCGTGGTTTCGACATCACGATCGTCACCACCGCGAAGACCGATGACGAGGGCCGCTCGCTGCTTCGCCAGCTCGGCTTCCCGTTCCAGTCGGCGGACGCTCAGGCCTGA
- the rpsH gene encoding 30S ribosomal protein S8 gives MTMTDPVADMLTRLRNANSAHHDSVSLPSSKLKTHIAAILKQEGYIADWSVSDARVGQTLTMTLKYGPNRERSIAGIKRVSKPGLRVYAKSTEVPTVLGGLGVAILSTSSGLLTDRQAEQKGVGGEVLAYVW, from the coding sequence ATGACGATGACAGACCCGGTCGCAGACATGCTGACCCGTCTGCGCAACGCGAACTCGGCGCACCACGACTCCGTGTCGCTGCCGAGCTCGAAGCTCAAGACGCACATCGCCGCCATCCTCAAGCAGGAGGGTTACATCGCCGACTGGTCCGTTTCGGACGCCCGTGTCGGCCAGACCCTCACCATGACGCTGAAGTACGGCCCGAACCGCGAGCGGTCGATCGCCGGCATCAAGCGCGTGTCGAAGCCCGGCCTTCGCGTGTACGCGAAGTCCACCGAGGTCCCCACGGTCCTCGGCGGCCTGGGCGTCGCCATCCTGTCCACCTCCTCCGGTCTCCTCACGGACCGTCAGGCCGAGCAGAAGGGCGTCGGCGGGGAAGTCCTCGCCTACGTGTGGTGA
- the rplF gene encoding 50S ribosomal protein L6 → MSRIGRLPIDIPAGVTVSVNGREVHVKGPKGELALTIAQPLEVSVEENQVLVTRPDDERESRSLHGLTRTLINNNIIGVTQGYTKGLEVVGTGYRVAQKGSSVEFALGFSHPVLIDPPAGITLTVEGNNKLTVSGIDKQAVGEAAANIRKIRKPEPYKGKGVRYAGEVVRRKAGKSGK, encoded by the coding sequence ATGTCGCGTATTGGACGTCTTCCCATCGACATCCCCGCCGGTGTCACCGTCTCGGTGAACGGCCGGGAGGTCCACGTCAAGGGCCCGAAGGGCGAGCTCGCGCTCACCATCGCGCAGCCCCTCGAGGTTTCGGTCGAGGAGAACCAGGTTCTCGTCACCCGCCCCGACGACGAGCGCGAGTCGCGGTCGCTCCACGGCCTGACCCGCACGCTCATCAACAACAACATCATCGGTGTCACCCAGGGCTACACCAAGGGCCTCGAGGTCGTCGGCACGGGTTACCGCGTGGCGCAGAAGGGCAGCTCGGTCGAGTTCGCCCTCGGCTTCTCGCACCCCGTCCTGATCGACCCGCCCGCGGGCATCACCCTCACGGTCGAAGGCAACAACAAGCTGACCGTGAGCGGCATCGACAAGCAGGCCGTCGGCGAGGCCGCCGCCAACATCCGCAAGATCCGCAAGCCCGAGCCCTACAAGGGCAAGGGTGTGCGGTACGCGGGCGAGGTTGTGCGCCGCAAGGCCGGAAAGAGTGGTAAGTAG
- the rplR gene encoding 50S ribosomal protein L18: protein MAIKTKSAARARRHARLRKKVVGTELRPRLVVTRSARHVFVQLVDDSKGHTVASASTLEVDLRSFDGDKTAKARKVGELVAERAKAAGFSDVVFDRGGNRYAGRVAAIAEGAREGGLNL from the coding sequence ATGGCTATCAAGACAAAGTCCGCCGCCCGCGCGCGTCGCCACGCTCGCCTGCGCAAGAAGGTCGTGGGTACGGAGCTCCGTCCCCGTCTCGTCGTGACGCGTTCGGCCCGCCACGTCTTCGTCCAGCTGGTCGACGACAGCAAGGGCCACACCGTGGCCTCGGCCTCGACGCTCGAGGTCGACCTGCGTTCGTTCGACGGTGACAAGACCGCCAAGGCCCGCAAGGTCGGCGAGCTCGTCGCCGAGCGCGCGAAGGCCGCCGGCTTCTCGGACGTCGTGTTCGACCGCGGCGGCAACCGTTACGCCGGTCGTGTCGCCGCGATCGCCGAAGGCGCCCGCGAAGGAGGGCTGAACCTGTGA
- the rpsE gene encoding 30S ribosomal protein S5: MSDNKETEVTEQTAPTEGAAGSQAPAEREREPRRGGRERNANQRDRGSRDRNESQFLERVVTINRVSKVVKGGRRFSFTALVVVGDGNGVVGVGYGKAREVPLAISKGVEEAKRNFFRVPRSGSTIPHPVQGEAAAGVVLLRPAAAGTGVIAGGPVRAVLECAGIHDVLSKSLGSSNTINIVHATVEALKSLEEPRAVAARRGLEFDQVAPARLVRAEAAAQKVGA; the protein is encoded by the coding sequence GTGAGTGACAACAAGGAGACCGAAGTGACCGAGCAGACTGCACCGACTGAGGGTGCGGCTGGGTCCCAGGCACCCGCCGAGCGTGAGCGCGAGCCCCGCCGCGGCGGTCGCGAGCGCAACGCCAACCAGCGTGACCGTGGTTCGCGCGACCGCAACGAGAGCCAGTTCCTCGAGCGCGTCGTGACGATCAACCGCGTCTCGAAGGTCGTCAAGGGCGGTCGTCGCTTCAGCTTCACGGCGCTGGTCGTCGTGGGCGATGGCAACGGCGTCGTGGGCGTCGGCTACGGCAAGGCGCGCGAAGTGCCCCTCGCCATCTCGAAGGGTGTTGAAGAGGCCAAGCGCAACTTCTTCCGCGTGCCGCGCTCGGGCTCGACCATTCCCCACCCCGTCCAGGGTGAGGCTGCCGCCGGTGTGGTGCTCCTGCGCCCCGCCGCTGCCGGTACCGGTGTTATCGCCGGTGGTCCCGTCCGCGCCGTCCTCGAGTGCGCCGGCATCCACGACGTCCTCTCGAAGTCGCTCGGTTCGTCGAACACGATCAACATCGTGCACGCGACCGTCGAGGCTCTGAAGTCGCTCGAGGAGCCCCGTGCCGTGGCCGCCCGCCGCGGTCTGGAGTTCGACCAGGTCGCCCCGGCCCGCCTCGTGCGCGCCGAGGCCGCCGCTCAGAAGGTAGGTGCCTGA
- the rpmD gene encoding 50S ribosomal protein L30, which translates to MAERLKVTQIKSKVSEKQNQRDTLRSLGLKRIGDSVVRPDDAQTRGYVKTVAHLVKVEEID; encoded by the coding sequence ATGGCCGAGCGTCTGAAGGTCACGCAGATCAAGTCCAAGGTGAGCGAGAAGCAGAACCAGCGTGACACGCTGCGCTCGCTCGGTCTCAAGCGGATCGGCGACTCCGTCGTCCGTCCCGACGACGCGCAGACGCGCGGCTACGTCAAGACCGTCGCCCACCTCGTCAAGGTTGAGGAGATCGACTAA
- the rplO gene encoding 50S ribosomal protein L15 — protein sequence MADKKDETTTVDAPKKAPARKTAAKKDAAPAARPGVLKVHHLRPVPGARTAKTRVGRGEGSKGKTAGRGTKGTKARYQVKVGFEGGQMPLHMRTPKLRGFKNPFRVEYQVVNLDKLAELYPQGGDVTIVDLVAKGAVRKNEKVKVLGTGDISVALNVSVDKVSGSAEQKIVAAGGSIN from the coding sequence ATGGCTGACAAGAAGGACGAGACCACCACGGTCGACGCCCCGAAGAAGGCTCCGGCCCGCAAGACGGCCGCGAAGAAGGATGCCGCACCCGCGGCACGCCCCGGCGTGCTGAAGGTCCACCACCTGCGTCCCGTCCCCGGCGCTCGCACCGCGAAGACCCGTGTCGGTCGCGGTGAGGGCTCGAAGGGTAAGACCGCCGGTCGCGGTACCAAGGGAACGAAGGCCCGTTACCAGGTCAAGGTCGGCTTCGAGGGTGGGCAGATGCCGCTGCACATGCGCACCCCGAAGCTCCGTGGCTTCAAGAACCCGTTCCGGGTCGAGTACCAGGTCGTCAACCTCGACAAGCTGGCCGAGCTCTACCCGCAGGGCGGCGATGTGACCATCGTCGACCTGGTGGCCAAGGGTGCCGTGCGCAAGAACGAGAAGGTCAAGGTGCTCGGCACCGGCGACATCTCGGTCGCGCTCAACGTGTCGGTCGACAAGGTCTCCGGCTCCGCGGAGCAGAAGATCGTCGCCGCAGGCGGCTCCATCAACTGA
- the secY gene encoding preprotein translocase subunit SecY: MFSAIARVFRTPDLRRKIAFTLGIIAIYRLGAHVPTPFVDFPNVQRCLAASGSTEGLLSLVNLFSGGALLQLSIFALGVMPYITATIIVQLLRVVIPHFETLYKEGQAGQAKLTQYTRYLTIALALLQSTTLVTVARSGQLFGTGGAPECQQLLTNDIWWAQLLMIITMTAGTGLVMWFAELVTERGVGNGMSILIFTSVAATFPAAMLSILNTRGVEIFLLVLAVGIVVVALVVFVEQSQRRIPVQYAKRMVGRRTYGGTNTYIPIKVNMAGVVPVIFASSLLYIPALIAQFNQPQAGQEPAAWVTWISQYLTRGDHPLYMLVYFLLIVGFTYFYVAITFNPVDVADNMKKYGGFIPGIRAGRPTAEYLDYVLTRITLPGSIYLGLIALLPLVALATVGANQNFPFGGASILIIVGVGLETVKQIDAQLQQRHYEGLLR, encoded by the coding sequence TTGTTCAGCGCCATCGCGCGGGTTTTTCGCACGCCCGACCTGAGGCGGAAGATCGCCTTCACGCTGGGCATCATCGCCATCTACCGGCTGGGTGCCCACGTGCCGACGCCCTTCGTCGACTTCCCGAACGTCCAGCGCTGTCTGGCGGCGTCCGGGAGCACCGAGGGCCTGCTCTCCCTGGTGAACCTCTTCTCGGGTGGAGCGCTCCTCCAGCTGTCGATCTTCGCCCTGGGTGTCATGCCGTACATCACGGCCACGATCATCGTGCAGCTGCTGCGCGTGGTCATCCCGCACTTCGAGACGCTGTACAAAGAGGGCCAGGCCGGTCAGGCCAAGCTCACGCAGTACACGCGCTACCTGACCATCGCGCTCGCGCTGCTGCAGTCCACGACTCTGGTCACCGTCGCGCGCTCCGGGCAGCTCTTCGGCACCGGCGGCGCCCCGGAGTGCCAGCAGCTCCTCACCAACGACATCTGGTGGGCGCAGCTGCTCATGATCATCACGATGACCGCCGGTACGGGCCTGGTCATGTGGTTCGCCGAGCTCGTGACCGAGCGCGGCGTCGGCAACGGCATGTCGATCCTCATCTTCACCTCCGTCGCCGCGACCTTCCCGGCCGCCATGCTGTCGATCCTGAACACGCGCGGCGTCGAGATCTTCCTCCTCGTGCTCGCGGTGGGCATCGTGGTCGTCGCGCTGGTGGTGTTCGTCGAACAGTCCCAGCGCCGCATCCCGGTCCAGTACGCGAAGCGAATGGTGGGACGCCGCACCTACGGCGGTACGAACACCTACATCCCGATCAAGGTCAACATGGCCGGCGTCGTGCCCGTGATCTTCGCGTCGTCACTGCTGTACATCCCGGCACTCATCGCCCAGTTCAACCAGCCGCAGGCGGGTCAGGAGCCGGCCGCGTGGGTGACGTGGATCTCGCAGTACCTCACGCGCGGCGACCACCCGCTGTACATGCTCGTGTACTTCCTGCTGATCGTCGGCTTCACGTACTTCTACGTCGCCATCACGTTCAACCCGGTTGATGTCGCCGACAACATGAAGAAGTACGGCGGCTTCATCCCCGGCATCCGCGCGGGTCGTCCGACCGCCGAGTACCTCGACTACGTCCTGACGCGCATCACGCTCCCGGGATCCATCTACCTCGGCCTCATCGCTCTACTGCCGCTCGTGGCGCTGGCGACGGTCGGTGCCAACCAGAACTTCCCGTTCGGCGGCGCGTCGATCCTGATCATCGTCGGCGTCGGCCTCGAGACGGTGAAGCAGATCGACGCTCAACTCCAGCAGCGTCACTACGAGGGGCTTCTGCGATGA
- a CDS encoding adenylate kinase, translating into MTARLLIVGPQGSGKGTQGVRVGEALGVPVVSTGDVFRANVSQGTELGLQVKSIIDGGDLVPDELTSAVVRDRLSQADAAEGFLLDGYPRNLAQVLHLDEFLEGRDEKLDAVIALVVPREESLARLTSRAAEQGRADDTEAAIATRLGIYERETAPILDVYGTRGIVDEIDGVGDLDEITARIFAALEARGLRPAR; encoded by the coding sequence ATGACCGCACGTCTTCTGATCGTCGGACCCCAGGGCTCGGGCAAGGGGACGCAGGGCGTCCGTGTCGGCGAGGCGCTGGGTGTCCCGGTCGTCTCCACCGGCGACGTGTTCCGCGCCAACGTCTCGCAGGGCACCGAGCTGGGGCTCCAGGTGAAGTCGATCATCGATGGGGGAGACCTCGTCCCCGACGAGCTGACCAGCGCCGTCGTCCGCGACCGGCTGTCGCAGGCCGACGCGGCCGAGGGTTTCCTCCTCGACGGCTACCCGCGCAACCTCGCGCAGGTCCTGCACCTCGATGAGTTCCTCGAGGGACGCGACGAGAAGCTGGACGCCGTGATCGCCCTCGTCGTCCCGCGGGAGGAATCGCTGGCCCGGCTCACGTCCCGTGCGGCCGAGCAGGGCCGTGCCGACGACACCGAGGCGGCGATCGCCACGCGACTCGGGATCTACGAGCGCGAGACCGCTCCGATCCTCGACGTGTACGGCACCCGCGGCATCGTCGATGAGATCGACGGCGTCGGCGACCTCGACGAGATCACCGCGCGCATCTTCGCGGCGCTCGAGGCGCGCGGTCTGCGACCGGCGCGCTGA
- the map gene encoding type I methionyl aminopeptidase, translated as MVLRSSIYKKPAQLRAMIEPGLITAAALDAVRELIAPGVTTLDLDAAASAVITGRGAKSNFQMVRGYRHTICASVNEQVVHGIPNDRPLQAGDLLSIDAGAEFRGWNGDSAFTVVVPGDAPDEIVAPRRRLSEVTEGSLWAGIAALSRATHLGEVSAAIEGYIEDNAPDGGYGILRDYVGHGIGRKMHESPSVFNYRVPDRGAEVRPGLAVAIEPMVVIGDQETRVEDDGWTVSTIDGTAGSHWEHSVAVHDGGIWVLTASDGGAEKLAPFGVVPKEID; from the coding sequence GTGGTCCTGCGCTCCTCGATCTACAAGAAGCCCGCTCAGCTGCGGGCGATGATCGAGCCCGGTCTGATCACCGCCGCGGCGCTCGATGCCGTGCGCGAGCTGATCGCCCCCGGCGTCACGACCCTCGACCTGGATGCCGCTGCCTCCGCCGTCATCACCGGGCGCGGCGCGAAGTCGAACTTCCAGATGGTGCGGGGATACCGTCACACGATCTGCGCATCGGTCAACGAGCAGGTGGTGCACGGCATCCCGAACGATCGTCCCCTCCAGGCGGGCGATCTGCTCTCCATCGATGCCGGGGCCGAGTTCCGAGGCTGGAACGGCGACTCGGCGTTCACCGTGGTCGTCCCCGGCGACGCTCCGGACGAGATCGTGGCTCCTCGGCGACGCCTGTCCGAGGTGACCGAGGGTTCGTTGTGGGCCGGCATCGCCGCGCTCAGTCGTGCCACGCACCTCGGCGAGGTGAGTGCCGCCATCGAGGGGTACATCGAGGACAACGCGCCCGACGGGGGGTACGGGATCCTGCGCGACTACGTCGGCCACGGCATCGGCCGCAAGATGCACGAGTCGCCGAGCGTCTTCAACTACCGGGTGCCGGATCGTGGCGCCGAGGTGCGGCCCGGACTCGCGGTCGCGATCGAGCCCATGGTGGTCATCGGCGACCAGGAGACCCGGGTCGAAGACGACGGGTGGACGGTCTCGACCATCGACGGCACAGCCGGCTCCCATTGGGAACATAGCGTCGCCGTGCACGATGGAGGAATCTGGGTCCTCACCGCGTCCGACGGCGGTGCGGAGAAGCTGGCACCCTTCGGTGTGGTGCCGAAGGAGATCGACTGA
- a CDS encoding DsbA family protein produces the protein MMMAAARKSTNWFAIGVTAAAVVVVLVIGGVVWFANNQATSPGTVPQSSAVNADTGAIAVGSGSQTVDTYIDFMCPICNSFEQAYGSTLQQLVDDGTITLNIHPISILDAQSQGTQYSTRAANAAYCVAVDDPANVSAFVTAMYAQQPTEGTSGLDDATLATIAKNAGASDAVSSCITDGTYTKFVTAITKKTPSQTGSGIATPTIAINGTVLVNQTDLTGDPQKDIVDRLNG, from the coding sequence ATGATGATGGCCGCGGCTCGCAAGTCCACGAACTGGTTCGCGATCGGGGTGACGGCGGCCGCAGTGGTCGTCGTCCTCGTGATCGGCGGAGTGGTGTGGTTCGCCAACAACCAGGCGACGTCGCCGGGGACGGTGCCGCAGTCCTCGGCGGTGAACGCCGACACGGGCGCGATCGCCGTGGGTTCCGGCAGCCAGACGGTCGACACGTACATCGACTTCATGTGCCCGATCTGCAACTCGTTCGAGCAGGCCTACGGCTCGACGCTCCAGCAGCTCGTCGACGACGGCACGATCACCCTCAACATCCACCCGATCTCGATCCTCGACGCGCAGTCGCAGGGCACGCAGTACTCGACGCGCGCCGCGAACGCCGCCTACTGCGTCGCGGTCGACGACCCGGCGAACGTGTCCGCTTTCGTCACGGCGATGTACGCCCAGCAGCCCACGGAGGGCACCTCCGGCCTCGACGACGCGACGCTCGCGACCATCGCGAAGAACGCGGGAGCCTCGGATGCCGTGAGCTCCTGCATCACGGACGGGACGTACACGAAGTTCGTGACGGCGATCACCAAGAAGACGCCGTCGCAGACGGGGTCCGGGATCGCGACGCCGACGATCGCCATCAACGGCACGGTTCTGGTCAACCAGACCGATCTGACCGGCGACCCCCAGAAGGACATCGTCGATCGCCTCAACGGCTGA
- the infA gene encoding translation initiation factor IF-1 has protein sequence MAKKDGVIEIEGTVSEALPNAMFRVELTNGHKVLATISGKMRQNYIRIIPEDRVVVELSPYDLTRGRIVYRYR, from the coding sequence ATGGCGAAGAAAGACGGTGTCATCGAGATCGAGGGCACGGTGTCCGAGGCACTGCCCAATGCGATGTTCCGTGTCGAACTGACCAACGGTCACAAGGTGCTCGCCACCATCTCGGGCAAGATGCGGCAGAACTACATCCGCATCATCCCCGAGGACCGCGTCGTCGTCGAACTGAGCCCGTACGACCTCACGCGCGGTCGTATCGTCTACCGCTACCGCTGA
- the rpmJ gene encoding 50S ribosomal protein L36, with translation MKVNPSVKPICDHCKVIRRHGRVMVICKSNPRHKQRQG, from the coding sequence ATGAAGGTCAACCCCTCCGTCAAGCCCATCTGCGACCACTGCAAGGTGATCCGTCGCCACGGGCGCGTCATGGTGATCTGCAAGAGCAACCCGCGTCACAAGCAGCGCCAGGGCTGA
- the rpsM gene encoding 30S ribosomal protein S13, with translation MARLAGVDIPRDKRVVIALTYIYGVGRTRSTEILTATGISPDVRVKDLTDDQLVALRDHIEGTYKVEGDLRREVAADIRRKVEIGSYEGLRHRRGLPVRGQRTKTNARTRKGPKRTVAGKKKAR, from the coding sequence ATGGCACGTCTCGCCGGCGTCGACATCCCGCGCGACAAGCGCGTGGTGATCGCACTTACCTACATCTACGGCGTGGGCCGTACCCGCTCCACCGAGATCCTCACCGCGACCGGCATCAGCCCGGACGTCCGCGTCAAGGACCTCACCGACGACCAGCTGGTCGCCCTGCGCGACCACATCGAGGGCACCTACAAGGTGGAGGGTGACCTCCGTCGCGAGGTGGCCGCCGACATCCGCCGCAAGGTCGAGATCGGTTCCTACGAGGGCCTGCGCCACCGCCGCGGCCTCCCTGTGCGCGGTCAGCGCACGAAGACGAACGCGCGTACCCGCAAGGGCCCCAAGCGCACGGTCGCCGGCAAGAAGAAGGCGCGCTAG